The sequence CTCTGAATCACTTTCCTAATGATGTCCTGGTCAGTTTTATATAACTCAGGCCAGGGATTCATCATAAATTACCTCTCGTTTAATGCCCTGATTCTTATTGTTCTAAACGACAACGGGAGGCCTGAAAGGCCTCCCGTTGTGCAATGATTAATACTCCTCCCTAGATTATACGTCCTTCATTAACCCACGTCGGCGAAGCAGGGGCTTAATATCAGGTTCACCACCCCGGAATTTGCGGTATAGTGTCATCGGGTCCTCGGTGCCGCCCCGTTCGAGAATGTTTTTACGAAACGATTGGGCTGACTTGGCATCAAACAACCCCTTTTGTTTGAACACCTCGAAGGCATCGGCATCGAGCACCGCCGACCAGATGTAACTGTAATAACCCGCTGAATAGCCACCCGAGAAAATGTGCTGAAAGTAGGTGCTCCGATAGCGCGGAGGAATCTGATCGATCAGGCCAATCTTATCCATTGCCTGTTTCTCGAAGGCTACTACATCCGATGGAGCCTGACCAGGCTTAAGCGTATGGTAGGCCATATCGAGCAGCGAAGCAGCCAAATACTCACTGGTTTCAAAGCCCTGATTGAACAGACTGCTCCGTTTGATCTTGTCGACGAGCGCATCAGGAATGACAGCGCCCGTTTGGTAATGTTTGGCAAATAGTTTCAGCATTTCGGGTTCAACGGCCCAGTTTTCCATAATCTGCGACGGTAGTTCTACAAAATCACGGGGCACCGATGTACCTGACTGGCTGCCATAATGAACATTTGACAGCAACCCGTGCAGAGCGTGGCCAAACTCGTGGAAGAAAGTACTGGTTTCGTTTAAGGTCAGCAGCGCGGGCGCATTGCCACTCGGTTTGGAAAAATTGCAGACTATGGAAACAACCGGTGTTATTTTCTTGCCATTTTCGACTTCCTGCCGCCGATAGCTGGTCATCCAGGCACCACCGCGTTTGCTGGCTCTTGGGTAAAAATCCATATAGATCAACCCCAGAGGCCGTCCATCGGCCTCTTTAACCTCATATGCCATGGCATCTGGGTGATACACCGGCACGTCGGTACGACGCTCGAAGAGCAGGCCATAGAGCCGGTTGGTCAGCATGAAAATACCCTCCCGCACACTTTCCAGAGAGAAGTAAGGGCGTAATTCCTGCTCGTCGAGGGCGAACTTTTCTTTACGTAGTTTCTCGGCATAATAGCGCCAGTCCCAACTGGCCAGTTTCTCGCCTTTGTCCTGGCCAGTAACCGCTTCTTTGTTCATCATCGCCTGCAGGTCGGCGGCTTCCTGCCTGGCAACAGGGACGGTTGCCGACCAAAGTTGATTCAACAATTGAGCCACCTTCTCCGGGGTTTGGGCCATGCTTTCTTCCAGGACATAAGCGGCATGGTTGTCGTAACCCAGCAACTGGGCTTTTTCTGCCCGTAGAGCCACCATGTTTGCCATGATCGCCTTGTTGTCATGCTCGTCATTGTGATTGCCCCGTTCGAGGTAGGCCCGGAAAATTTTCTCCCGCAGGCTTCGGTTGTCAGCGTATTGCAAAAACGGCATAATGCTCGGATTTTGCAGGGTGAACACCCACTGCGGAGCCGACTTGCTGTCTGCCAGATTTCGTTTCCTGGCTTCCTCAGCGGCTGCGGCTACGACTGAAGCGGGCAAACCACTCAGATCTTCAGCTTTGTCGATGACCAGCGTATAGGCATTATTTTCAGCCAGCAGATTCTGGCCAAACTTCAGTGTCAGTACAGACAGTTCGCCGTTAATTTGCCGCAGGCGATCCTGTTTATCAAGGGTCAATGCCGCACCATTCCGCACAAAGTTCTTATACATCTTTTCGAGCAACCGCAGTTGATCACCCGACAGCTTGAGTTTGCTACGATCTTCATAAACGGTTTTCACTCGCTTAAATAACACCGGATTGAGCATTACATCGTCGCTGTGTTTGGCTAGTTTGGGAGCTACCGTCTGGGCAATTTTCTGTAATTGATCATTGGTATTTGCCCCATTGAGATTACCCAAAACAATATTGACCCGACGGAGTAAATCACCACTGGTTTCCACCGCTTCGATGGTGTTGGCAAAGGTTGGGGCCGTTGTCTGTTTGGTGATGGTTGCCATTTCGGCTGTTTGCTGCCGGATACCCTCCTCGATCGCTGGCTCAAAATGCTCAGGCTTAATCTGATCGAAGGGCGGAACACCAAACGGCGTATTATAGGGGGTAAAGAACGGATTCGTCGCGGAATCGACCAGATCGACGTCAGGTGCAAAGGCTGTCATCAGGATAGTCAGCGCTAATAGAGTTAGTCCAAATTTCATTTGACTGAGAGGGTTGTCACTATTCAAGAGATATTCTGTAAAAATAACATACCCCTTTCACAAGGTTATCAATTATATCCATATCATCCAGGTTTTAATATGCCGAAAGCAGCTTTAGAACACGATTCTCGCGTATTTCAAACTACTACTCATTCTGGCCCTGTTGCACTAACTCCTTGTATTTACCTTTCTAAGCTATACTTATAAGGGCACATTTTAGTCTGAGATTATATAGATAGCTTATAAATCACCTTGCAGCGTTTTACAACAGCTTCAACACATAGACAGTAAATCAGGAAGTAGTCAAGTACGTTAAATACTGTTAATTTCTTCTAATTATGGTTACTTATAGCATACTTTAGTGTCAACAATAGCATTATATCTACTTCTTAAGTTAACTGATTATGAGGCAAATTTTAATCCTTCTTTACGTGTGCTTACCCTTAATTGGGCAAGCTCAAAAGGCCGATAAAAAAAGCTCCTTTAGATCACGCAATACTATTTACTTAGAAGGCTTAGGGTCAGGCGGTTTTTACTCAATAAATTACGAGCGACTTTTGCTCTTGAAAGAAAAACAGGCTTATGGATTTCGGGTGGGCACCTCCTATTTTGGACACAGCCCTGGCAATCTAATCCTGATCGGTGAGTTGTTTACTTTAGTTGGAAAAGGCAATCATCATGGTGATTTTGGTATTGGGCTAACGGGAGTTACCAGGAATAATATTGAATCTGCCCCCTTTGGTTTAAGGAAAAACTTGTTGTTAGCTGTCCCTCGTCTAAGTTATCGGTACCAAAAACCAACTGGCGGTCTACTGTTACGAGCTGGTTATACGCCTATTATTGAATTGAATAGGCATATTACCAATCCATTTGGACCCTGGTTCGGTCTTGCTATAGGATATGGTTTCTAAACTGATTAGCATGTCAAAAGCATCGCTACTACTCGACTCACTGAACGACCCGTTTACTGTTGCAGCAGCCACAGCACTTATGCAACAGTTATACTAAATTTATTGACCATGAAGTTTTTCCTTCTATTGCCCCTATTGATAGCAATAATGTGTCGCTCATTCGGGCAAAAAAGCATATCTACTGTCGTAACGAGAATATGAAAGCAAGGAGTGGTTAATCCCTGCATTTTTTGTCGTACCGAATAGCTATTCACGCTTCTAAAACGCCTGTTGCTACGGGAAGATAGATGGGTACCAACTGAAGTCGTGACACACATTCTACCATTGTTGAATAATTAAACCAAGTTGCTTATCGATTAAAGCGAATTCTTTCGCTCCCCAGGGGGGAAGTGTAATTTTATTTAAATTGGGATGGAGAAACTCAAGATAAGTAGATGCTATCTTTTGGTAGGCCGCTTCGATATCATCGGTTACTAATCTAAATTCAGGATTATGTTCCTGAGCTAACTTCGCATTTTCAAAAAGACTAATACGTAACCCATTTTTTTCAATCACACAAAATGGCTTGGCGGTGCCTAATTCATTATGTTCGATCGTAAATTCAAGGCAATTGACGAATAATTTTAAATCATCGTTAATATCCTTGTAAAACACATTCGGAACTATTTTGGTGAATTTCATAACCGCTAGCTTTTGTTTTAATCACGACTCGAAGTCAAAGCGCGAAGATTATTGAGGTAAGGTGCTTGCGGGCTTTTTCTATATAAAACGTAGGATTATTAACTAATTATTCAACGTACCTATTCGCGTTTTGCTCGGGACTTAATATGGCTTTGCGCCATTCGATACACCTGTGCAATGAACTTTTCCTGACTTGTCCCAGAAAGGTTTGGGTCTAGTTTATCCTTAGTTTCTTTTATGATTTGTGCCAATGGTTTTCCTTTTCTGTATAAGATCATTACCTGATCGCGAATGAAAGCTAGTAAGTTTCGATAGACAAGTAATTCTTTTTTGGAACACAGTGGACCATGTCCGGGAATAAACCGGGTATTATCGTCTGCACGAGCTAGTAGCGTATCAACGGCTTCAATCATGCTAAAAATATTCCCACCTGCGTCTTCATCAATCACGGGTAGGCCGTAGGTGACGAAAATATCACCAGTATGATAGATATCTGCTCGTTTAAAATGGACTACTGCATCGCCATCGGTGTGGGCATTTTTGAAGTACAACAACTCAATGGTTTCATTGCCTTCATGAAATTCAGCCTTATCGGTAAAGGTTATGGTAGGAAGTGCCTGAGCGGGATAGGGCTGTTGAACTTCGTATACGTGACCACGAATCACTTGTTTAGCCATCATGCGAAGCCGGGTGTTGGCATGGGCGACAATCGGAATCTTTTCAGCACCAAAAGCAATATTGCCGTTGGTATGGTCGAAATGGTAATGGGTATTAATAATTGCCTTAATGGGTTTAGACGTAATGGTCTGTAGAAGTTGCTTAATCCTGTTGGCAAGTACAGACCACTGATTATCGATCAGATATACTCCGTTATCGCCCACAAATACCCCAGTATTACCGGCAATTCCATTGGGCGAGATAATGTAAATGTTCTCATGGATCTTGATTAGCTTTTCTGGGATACTGCCCATTGACAAGGCCAATGTGTCAATATACTGAGTGTTCTCTTTGGGTTCTCCTGCGTCCTTAACCTGCGCTCCTGCTGGCAACGTAAGAACTAACAGACAGTATAAAGCACGTAAACCTTTCATCTGGTTTGTGTTTTTATAAAATTTGATGAATAGATAAACCGGCCTATTCTTAAGATCGCATTCCTACAGGTAAGAGTATATGAAGGTAGTTAAGCAGGTAAGCATGAGTCTACGTGCATTAGTTAGCAATAAAACAGTTACACCTTTATGGCTAAATCAACTACGGTACTGAATGCCAATAAAATAAATCTGCCATGCTCACTACAAACTATTTAGCGAACGGCAATCTTAATGGTATCAGAACTTTCGCTTCAAGCCGTGACACTGCAACTGCGGACGACGGTGGTTAACCATGACGCTCTAAAATAACAGGGCCCGCCGTGCAGTGGCACACCGCTGACGACCCTGAGCGAAATTCCTAATTTCATTTAGCTACAAAGCCATGCTGGAAGGTTTGACTAAACAACAAATTGAACAATTTATTCGTGATGGATTTGTTCGCATCGATAACGCATTTTCTGAAGAGAATGCGCAGGAAGTGAGAGACATCCTTTGGCAGGATTTGCCCTGTGATCATAATAACCCTGATACCTGGACAAAACCCGTAATACGACTTGGCATGTACGGCCAGGAGCCTTTTGTTCGGGCGGCTAATACGGACGTGCTTCATCGCGCATTTGACCAGTTAGTCGGCTTCGGAAAGTGGATTACCTGTAAAAATATGGGGACGTTTCCTGTCCGTTTTCCGTCAAACGAGGAGCCCGATGATACGGGCTGGCATGTAGATGCCAGTTTTCCGGGGGCTGATCCTGCCAACTATTTAGAATGGCGAATTAATGTGCGGTCAAAAGGTCGTGCTTTACTCATGTTGTTTCTGTTTTCGGATAGTACGGAAGACGATGCCCCCACCCGAATCCGTACAGGGTCGCATCTGGATGTTGCCCGATTACTGGCAGAAACAGGAGAAACAGGGCTTTCTTTTATGGAGCTTGCCGGTAAACTGGCGCAATTACCTCGACGAAATGAAACAATGGCCATCGGAAAAGCTGGTACGGTTTATCTGTGTCATCCTTTTCTGGCTCACGCGGCTCAGGCTCACCGGGGTAAAGAACCAAGATTCTTAGCACAGCCACCCTTATTGCTCCGCAATGAGTTGACGATTTCAGGCTCAGAAGTAGGCTACACGCCTGTAGAAGAAGCTATACGTATTGGTCTGGGAAATTAATTGATTCATAAGTGACTGATTTTAAGGTCAAAATAAGTTACTTATCTTTTTTGGTATTAGTAAATAGTATAGCGTATATAAGTCAGATTAATCTAAAAAAGCGTATAAATGGCTTCCACTTAATAAAAGTCTTAACACATTCTTAAGACCAGTATGTACCTTACATAGTGGAAATTTAAGGCCATAACATGTTGCGGCCAGCACTGCTTAGTAAGTCTATATTCATAAAATCAGGCTAGTATGAAGCGTCGAAAAACCGTCCAGATAACTTTAGTCGCTGTCCTTTTATCGACCTTATTTGTCTTTAATTCAGCGCATAGACCAGTTTTGGAAAGTAATACTGGTATAGTGCTTTGCGGATCTGGGTCCGATGGTGTCGTCAATCCGATGGAAAACGGCAAGTTCGTGGTTCCACTACCGGGTTGGGGAAACTATTCCTACAAGATTTCGACGACTACCGATAGTGCGCAGTTCTATTTTGATCAGGGCCTGACGATGTATTACAGCTACCATATGAAGGAAGCCATGGCTTCGTTTAAAGAAGTTGCCCGTCAGGATCCCAATTGTCCAATGGCGTGGTGGGGGCAGGCATTGGCGGGAGGACCTTACTATAATGCGGCCCATACTTACACCGTTCCGCCAGGTATGACCACTATTCTGACACGCATGAACGAACTCGCCAATCGCGCCAGTCCGAAAGAGAAAAGGCTGATTCAGGTGATGAATGCCCGCTATTCGTCTGATCCGGCCGATGCTAACCGGAAAGAACTCAATCAGGCTTATGCGTCCGCAACCAAACAACTAGTAGCTGAATTTGACGATCCGGATATTAAAATGCTCTATGTAGATGCCATCATGTTGATACATGCCTGGGATTTTTGGACAAGCGATGGTAAACCTAAAGCCTGGACTCAGGAAGTAGTAGACATCAGTGAGAATGTGCTTAAAAAATACCCGGATCATCCGGCGGCTTTACATTATCATATCCACCTTACCGAAGCATCTAAAAATCCACAGGTGGCCCTGGCCAATGCCGATAAACTCAAAACCCAGCTTCCGGGGGTTGCGCATATGGTCCACATGGCGAGCCATGAATACCAGCGGAATGGGCTTTTCGCTGAAGGAGTGATTGTCAATGACAAAGCAGATGTGAATTTGTTAAAGTATGATTCACTGGCAGCAAATCTCGGCCTGGTGAAACATTCACCGCATTATTTTGCAGTACAAACCTATTGTGCCTTGAGCGGGGGGATGTACGAAACTGGCCTAAGGGATGCCCTGCGGTGTCGCAAATCAGTCTCTCCTGTCGCCGGAAATACTTACGATCAGTATCTGTATATGCTGCCATCGCTAACGCTGGTCAGACTGGGTAAATGGAATGAGATTTTAGCGTCGGAGAAGCCAGCTGCAGACTGGGGGTATGCAACTCTGCTCGATCATTTCTCCCGGGGAATGGCTCTGGTGGGTATCGGGAAAATCGCTGAAGCCCAACAAGAGCAGCAACTTCTTGTGGAAGGATTAAAAGATCCAATTCTTGAAAAGCGACGTATTCCTTTCAATGCCCCGCTTCCTGTAGCCCAAATTGCTAATCATATTCTGGAAGCCTCCATACTTTTTGCCGACAAAAAATATGAGCAGGCTGTAATAAGCCTGAATAAAGCGATTAGCCTGGAAGATCAACTAATCTACACGGAACCTAGTGACTGGCCCATGCCAGCCAGACAATTTTTGGGTGCTTACTGGCTTGGCATGAAAAAAGCCAGCGAAGCTGAAGAAGTATACCGTCAGGATCTGGTTCATCATCCCGGTAATGGCTGGTCTTTAGTAGGTCTTCATAAAGCCCTTAGCCTTCAGGGTAAACGAGCTGAACTGCCACAAATTGAAGCCAGTTACCGATCAGCCTTTTCGAAAGCTGAGCATATTCCCACTTCGTCTGTTTACTGAGCCGTTTCTACGCTTTTTGCACTTATTGCTAGCAGCTATCAGGCAATTGCAGGGTAAAAGATACGGCTGGTTTCTAAGTCAGCCTTTGATTGAATTACCTGGGAGAAAGCTGGATAACCGCACGTCTGCTGATTGTTTTTACAGCCTCCGATGCTTCAGGCAAGGCCTTTGTATCGGGTCCTTCCCAGTTGGCCTTAATCTGGTTTGTGGGCACACCACGCTCTTTTAAATAGTTCTCGACTGCTTTTGCCCGGTATTCCGCTAGAATCAGATTTAATTCGCGTTTCCCTACATTGTCCGTGTAACCAGTCACAGTTGCTACCAGGTTTGGCTGCTTTACCAATAGATGCGCTAGCGAATCCAACGCTACTTTCACTCCGGGCCGTAGTGTGTGACTGCTTTGGTCAAAATACAGAATATTAATGCTTAAAGCGAGTTTCTGCGCGGTGTATCTGGGCGCGGCCTCATTTAATGTACTTACTTCAGAAGGCTTAATGACCTGAACTGCCTTAAACGTAACCCCCGGCCTGACGGTCATTTTCTCGCTGAGAAGTAAACGATTCTCGATCGTTGATACAGTGGCTGTATAGTCATCGGGTGCAATCAGAAACGACCGGCTTATGGGATATTTATAGGCAATAGTCGCCTGCAAATGACTCGATGGTTTAGTCAGACTGGTTAAACGATACTTTATCGTCAGGCTATCAGGCATAGAAAAAAAGAGAGCCAGCAGGCTGCCTTTGTCGGGAGGTATCGGTTGGGAATTCTGCCTGGCCATTGCTGTTAAACTCCCAATAGTAAACCGAGCATCTGGCGGGATGTTAGCTGTAAAATGGACGGGTATGGTCACCGTTTGATACCCTCTCATTTCAATACGTAAGTGAGTGGCCGAGGTAGACAGTAAAACATCAAAATCACCTGATGGCTGGCATTCTGCTAGTTTCGAGCGTCCTTGCTGAGTCACTGCAAATAGACTGGCTTTCAGACCCAGCGCCGTATTATAATCATGGCAACGTCCGAAAACGTGATAAGAAGCTGTTGCTGATTTGGCCCGTTCTTGAGCCGAAGCCATGATACATGTGCAGGTGATGAGACCCAGGACGCACCAGAGCGATCTCGATATTGCCTTTAGAGTTAATGCGGGAAAGAGCACCGTTAATCGAATAGCTACATTAAAAACAGGCATACAAATCTATACTTCAGGAAGATCAGCAAAATCTGGAGAATAACAATCAACGGGCAAATCAGTAGCCAAACCTAATTAGGCTGTTATGAAATCCTAAAATGCGTTGAGTGAGTCGCCATTATAAAACCTATTTCGGGATCAGAATTTAGCACATATATAGTCTGCGAAATGTGAACTGTTGGGGGCCGGTAGTTGATCCTATAAAAGAGAATATAGTATCTACTTTGTAATTTCTGAAAAAATATAAAGCAATCAAGATTTTTGCAATTGTCTAACTTCTAGAGATATGCGAACTGATAAAAGTATGGCAGTTATTAGATTTAACTAAATTAATAGTTAACTTGGCCGGGCCTAACCAATTATGCGAAATGACCTTATCAAACATACTTAAGGGTTCAGTGAGCTTAAGTGCAATTCTGGTCTTACTAGTTGTCACTTTTACCAATGATCAGTTTAAATTTCAGTACGTCATATTTACTGAAATCTTAACGTTGATTATCGTTTTATTAAACTTGTTTAGAAATATATTTCGGCGAATAACTAGAGACTCTTTTATGCTATCATTCATTTTACTTTTTATATTATCGTTATATGTACTTGCAAGATCGCCTATAACTAGTGTTCCAAAATTACTCCGGGATTTGTCTATTTGCTCTCTTATGCTTTTATCTTACTCTGTAATAAGCTATTTATTTATTTTAATAAAAGAAGATTTTAATCAATCGGAAGAGAAAAAAATATTTTTCGCATCGACTTTAATTGCGGGGGTTTCTGTGCTTGTTATGTACTCTTTGTATTATCTGTTCAAAATACCATTTTAGAGCAGATCGTATCAATAAGAATAATAAATTATGGTCTTGTTCAGGCGCACGAAAAGTTGAAATGGAACAGGATAATGTACATAAAACCTTGTTGTCACTTCAGGCCAAATCCCGAGAAATTAACAAAGCCTTGCATAAGATGAATCCCACCATTATTAGCACTCTCCGTCACGGCCCGTTCCATTTGAGAATAACTCATTTGCCAGGCGATGCCGACACCGCCCGGAGTTGCTCGATGGTTGCCTGAATAGTCTTCGTTCGTTGCTGGTGTGCCAGAACAGTCGGGGGGGCGGCCCGCACGGTACAGTCAGCGATAGGGCAACGCTCACAAGTCTCGCCTACCTGAACGGTTGGCAACTTCGGGTCACCGATAAAGGGGATCTTCTCGAGCAGCGTTTCGTCGATGGGAAAGCCAATGTTAATGCTGCTATTATCAGGGGTGGGGGGCGACGATTTGGCAATCGAAAAGACAAAATACGTCGTGTTGTTGGTCACGAATGAAATGCGCTGCGCCCGGCAAATAGGTTGCCCATCCCACTGCCCCGATTCCTGAAGCTGACGAAGTTCGTTCAGAATCGTCACCGACATCTGTCTGCGGCAATAATGTTCGTCGCGGGCAATGCCATGAGGGGTATGTAGCTTACTTAAGTGCAATTCCTTGGCCATAATAAACCGGCCATTGAGTAACTGATTGAAGCGCAGAAAAAACAAATTATTTAACCCGAAATCACCCGATAGCAGATTGGTAACCCGTAGCAGAAACATCTCCGGTGTCACTGTAAACTGAGCCAGCATCTGTAGCATTCGTTCGTTGTCCCAATCGGGTTGCTGCACCATTATTCTTAGTTTGTCGAGTAGCTGCTGCCGGGGAATCAGAATGCAGCGGGCGAAGTAAGACGCCTGGAAGTTATGCAGCACTTCATCAAACGATCTGGCTTCCAGTACAGATGATTCGAGCGGCCGGATGGTTAGCCCGAGCCAGTGATAACCTACTTCCCGCGACAGCGTAAAGACTTGTTGTTCAGTGGATAACTCCCTGTTTACAAGCAGCTTTTGTTGTTCTGGCAGGTAGACCGATCGAAGCGACATCAGAGCAGGCTGTGTGGTTTCGTCGTAAAACTCGACGGTACAGCCATAGACCTCATTCAGAACCCGAATTAGCCAGCTGGCATACTGGCCGGGCAATTCGGGCAGTGGATAATCGGTCAGGAAGGTGTCGGCCTGCTTTTCGAGTTCCTCGAAATAGTTATTGTGCATGGCCTGGTACGTCCGTAGGGCCGAAAAATAAAACTGCTCGACGCTCAGATCGTAATTTCGCCCAATTTCGATCAGTGTATTGATAAATGCGCTCAACTTGGCCGGGGCACTGGCCATCACTTCCAGAAAGTAGCCTGGCTCAATACCAAACAGATCCAATGGTAATTCGGTCAGAATGTTGGAGTTAAGTAGTTCAACAACCGGCTCCAGCGACTTACTGACCTGAAGTGATACAAGGGTATCATAACTGCTATTGAGCGCTTTGGCTAAAGCAAATATCTTCTCGGTCTTCGGGTACTTTTTCCCTTTTTCGATTTCGTTCAGGTACGATGGTGATAAACCTGTTCGGTCGGCCAGGTCATAGGTCGATAAGCCCAGATCATTGCGTAGTTGCTTGATTTTCAGGCCAAAAATGAGTCTTACTTTCTCCCGGTCAGTTGTCATATCGCAAAAATAGCTATTAACAGAGAATACGTTCAGAAATCAATCATTTGTAGCGATTAAAAATAATTTAGCGAACATTCGCTTTTTTTGTAATGATCGCTAATTATATTTGTCGAGCAAACGATTTATTCACCGAAACTCCAGCTTCTATGGTCGCTAAAGTTGTTCGTCGTCCCCAGTCAATGCACACGTTGCCCAACGATAAGGCCCTGAAATTTCTGGGTGTGCAGACGAGTAAAGAAGTTCATTTTCAACTTTCGCCAACTGAACTGGTTGAGTACGCGCTACGTCGGGGTGAGGGCATGCTGACTAACACCGGCGCGCTGATGTGCACTACGGGGCGCTATACGGGCCGGTCACCTAAAGACCGGTATATTGTGCGCGATAGCCTGACCGATACGAAGGTTGACTGGGGAAAGGTGAATATTCCGTTCGACGAAAAACGATTCGATCAGCTTCACCGCCGTATGCGCCATTATGTGGAATATCATCCTGTTTTTGTGCGCTACGCACTGGCCGGTGCTGATCCGGCGCACCAATTGAAACTGTGTATACTGACCACGTCGGCCTGGCATAATCTGTTTTGTACCAATATGTTTCTGCGACCCGCAGATGACGAACTGGTCGATTTTGAACCTGACTTTACGATACTGGCAATTCCTGACTTTCTGGCGATTCCGGATGAAGACCAGACCCGTGGCGGCAATTTTGCCATCCTGAATCTATCCAAACGGGTTATTCTGATTGGTGGTACGGGCTACGCGGGCGAAATCAAGAAAGGTGTTTTCTCGGCACTTAACTTCCTGCTGCCACATAAGAACATACTGCCTATGCACTGCTCAGCCAATGTCGATCTGGGCG comes from Spirosoma aureum and encodes:
- a CDS encoding tetratricopeptide repeat protein translates to MESNTGIVLCGSGSDGVVNPMENGKFVVPLPGWGNYSYKISTTTDSAQFYFDQGLTMYYSYHMKEAMASFKEVARQDPNCPMAWWGQALAGGPYYNAAHTYTVPPGMTTILTRMNELANRASPKEKRLIQVMNARYSSDPADANRKELNQAYASATKQLVAEFDDPDIKMLYVDAIMLIHAWDFWTSDGKPKAWTQEVVDISENVLKKYPDHPAALHYHIHLTEASKNPQVALANADKLKTQLPGVAHMVHMASHEYQRNGLFAEGVIVNDKADVNLLKYDSLAANLGLVKHSPHYFAVQTYCALSGGMYETGLRDALRCRKSVSPVAGNTYDQYLYMLPSLTLVRLGKWNEILASEKPAADWGYATLLDHFSRGMALVGIGKIAEAQQEQQLLVEGLKDPILEKRRIPFNAPLPVAQIANHILEASILFADKKYEQAVISLNKAISLEDQLIYTEPSDWPMPARQFLGAYWLGMKKASEAEEVYRQDLVHHPGNGWSLVGLHKALSLQGKRAELPQIEASYRSAFSKAEHIPTSSVY
- a CDS encoding M3 family metallopeptidase, which produces MKFGLTLLALTILMTAFAPDVDLVDSATNPFFTPYNTPFGVPPFDQIKPEHFEPAIEEGIRQQTAEMATITKQTTAPTFANTIEAVETSGDLLRRVNIVLGNLNGANTNDQLQKIAQTVAPKLAKHSDDVMLNPVLFKRVKTVYEDRSKLKLSGDQLRLLEKMYKNFVRNGAALTLDKQDRLRQINGELSVLTLKFGQNLLAENNAYTLVIDKAEDLSGLPASVVAAAAEEARKRNLADSKSAPQWVFTLQNPSIMPFLQYADNRSLREKIFRAYLERGNHNDEHDNKAIMANMVALRAEKAQLLGYDNHAAYVLEESMAQTPEKVAQLLNQLWSATVPVARQEAADLQAMMNKEAVTGQDKGEKLASWDWRYYAEKLRKEKFALDEQELRPYFSLESVREGIFMLTNRLYGLLFERRTDVPVYHPDAMAYEVKEADGRPLGLIYMDFYPRASKRGGAWMTSYRRQEVENGKKITPVVSIVCNFSKPSGNAPALLTLNETSTFFHEFGHALHGLLSNVHYGSQSGTSVPRDFVELPSQIMENWAVEPEMLKLFAKHYQTGAVIPDALVDKIKRSSLFNQGFETSEYLAASLLDMAYHTLKPGQAPSDVVAFEKQAMDKIGLIDQIPPRYRSTYFQHIFSGGYSAGYYSYIWSAVLDADAFEVFKQKGLFDAKSAQSFRKNILERGGTEDPMTLYRKFRGGEPDIKPLLRRRGLMKDV
- a CDS encoding OmpA family protein yields the protein MASAQERAKSATASYHVFGRCHDYNTALGLKASLFAVTQQGRSKLAECQPSGDFDVLLSTSATHLRIEMRGYQTVTIPVHFTANIPPDARFTIGSLTAMARQNSQPIPPDKGSLLALFFSMPDSLTIKYRLTSLTKPSSHLQATIAYKYPISRSFLIAPDDYTATVSTIENRLLLSEKMTVRPGVTFKAVQVIKPSEVSTLNEAAPRYTAQKLALSINILYFDQSSHTLRPGVKVALDSLAHLLVKQPNLVATVTGYTDNVGKRELNLILAEYRAKAVENYLKERGVPTNQIKANWEGPDTKALPEASEAVKTISRRAVIQLSPR
- a CDS encoding MBL fold metallo-hydrolase, coding for MKGLRALYCLLVLTLPAGAQVKDAGEPKENTQYIDTLALSMGSIPEKLIKIHENIYIISPNGIAGNTGVFVGDNGVYLIDNQWSVLANRIKQLLQTITSKPIKAIINTHYHFDHTNGNIAFGAEKIPIVAHANTRLRMMAKQVIRGHVYEVQQPYPAQALPTITFTDKAEFHEGNETIELLYFKNAHTDGDAVVHFKRADIYHTGDIFVTYGLPVIDEDAGGNIFSMIEAVDTLLARADDNTRFIPGHGPLCSKKELLVYRNLLAFIRDQVMILYRKGKPLAQIIKETKDKLDPNLSGTSQEKFIAQVYRMAQSHIKSRAKRE
- a CDS encoding helix-turn-helix domain-containing protein, translated to MTTDREKVRLIFGLKIKQLRNDLGLSTYDLADRTGLSPSYLNEIEKGKKYPKTEKIFALAKALNSSYDTLVSLQVSKSLEPVVELLNSNILTELPLDLFGIEPGYFLEVMASAPAKLSAFINTLIEIGRNYDLSVEQFYFSALRTYQAMHNNYFEELEKQADTFLTDYPLPELPGQYASWLIRVLNEVYGCTVEFYDETTQPALMSLRSVYLPEQQKLLVNRELSTEQQVFTLSREVGYHWLGLTIRPLESSVLEARSFDEVLHNFQASYFARCILIPRQQLLDKLRIMVQQPDWDNERMLQMLAQFTVTPEMFLLRVTNLLSGDFGLNNLFFLRFNQLLNGRFIMAKELHLSKLHTPHGIARDEHYCRRQMSVTILNELRQLQESGQWDGQPICRAQRISFVTNNTTYFVFSIAKSSPPTPDNSSINIGFPIDETLLEKIPFIGDPKLPTVQVGETCERCPIADCTVRAAPPTVLAHQQRTKTIQATIEQLRAVSASPGK
- a CDS encoding VOC family protein, producing MKFTKIVPNVFYKDINDDLKLFVNCLEFTIEHNELGTAKPFCVIEKNGLRISLFENAKLAQEHNPEFRLVTDDIEAAYQKIASTYLEFLHPNLNKITLPPWGAKEFALIDKQLGLIIQQW
- a CDS encoding phytanoyl-CoA dioxygenase family protein codes for the protein MLEGLTKQQIEQFIRDGFVRIDNAFSEENAQEVRDILWQDLPCDHNNPDTWTKPVIRLGMYGQEPFVRAANTDVLHRAFDQLVGFGKWITCKNMGTFPVRFPSNEEPDDTGWHVDASFPGADPANYLEWRINVRSKGRALLMLFLFSDSTEDDAPTRIRTGSHLDVARLLAETGETGLSFMELAGKLAQLPRRNETMAIGKAGTVYLCHPFLAHAAQAHRGKEPRFLAQPPLLLRNELTISGSEVGYTPVEEAIRIGLGN